One Luteibacter aegosomaticola genomic window carries:
- the mgrA gene encoding L-glyceraldehyde 3-phosphate reductase, translating to MTYVADPSRYDGRMPYRRVGRSGMVLPAVSLGLWQNFGGVDRFETGRAILRRAFDRGVTHFDLANNYGPPYGSAEENFGRWFAADFATHRDELVISSKAGWDMWPGPYGGPTGTRKHLIASCEQSLKRMGLDYVDIFYSHRVDPDTPLDETMNALVHLHRQGKALYVGISSYSPELTREAARILAAENVPLFIHQPNYSMLNRTIEHGLLDTLGELGTGCIAFSPLAQGMLTSKYLNGIPADARVTREDSMNKGMLSDENLKHIRALNGMAEKRGQTLAQMAIAWTLRDPRVTSSLIGARTVEQLDDSLDAVKHMDFSAQELAEIDQHARDGGVDLWEVSSSIGKR from the coding sequence ATGACTTATGTAGCCGACCCTTCCCGCTATGACGGCCGCATGCCGTACCGCCGCGTTGGCCGCAGCGGCATGGTGTTGCCAGCGGTGTCGCTGGGCTTGTGGCAGAACTTCGGCGGGGTCGACCGTTTCGAAACAGGCCGCGCGATCCTGCGCCGTGCCTTCGACCGCGGGGTCACGCATTTCGATCTTGCGAACAATTACGGCCCGCCCTACGGGTCGGCGGAGGAAAATTTCGGCCGCTGGTTCGCTGCCGATTTCGCAACGCACCGTGACGAGCTGGTCATTTCGAGCAAGGCGGGCTGGGACATGTGGCCGGGCCCGTATGGTGGCCCCACCGGCACGCGCAAGCACCTGATCGCGAGCTGCGAGCAAAGCCTGAAGCGCATGGGCCTGGATTACGTCGATATTTTCTACTCGCACCGCGTCGATCCGGATACGCCGCTCGACGAGACCATGAATGCTCTGGTGCATCTGCACCGCCAGGGCAAGGCCTTGTACGTCGGTATCTCGTCGTATTCGCCCGAGCTGACGCGGGAAGCCGCACGCATCCTTGCGGCGGAGAACGTGCCGCTCTTCATCCACCAGCCGAACTACTCGATGCTCAACCGCACGATCGAGCACGGCCTGCTCGATACGCTGGGTGAGCTCGGGACCGGCTGCATCGCCTTCTCGCCACTCGCCCAGGGCATGCTGACCAGCAAATACCTCAACGGCATCCCGGCCGATGCCCGCGTGACCCGCGAGGATTCGATGAACAAGGGCATGCTGAGCGACGAAAACCTGAAGCACATCCGCGCGCTCAACGGCATGGCGGAGAAGCGCGGCCAGACGCTGGCCCAGATGGCGATCGCATGGACCTTGCGCGACCCGCGCGTCACCTCGTCGCTCATCGGCGCCCGCACGGTCGAACAGCTGGATGATTCGCTGGACGCGGTTAAGCACATGGATTTCAGCGCGCAAGAGCTCGCCGAAATCGACCAGCACGCCCGCGACGGCGGTGTCGACCTGTGGGAAGTCTCCTCAAGCATCGGCAAGCGCTAA
- a CDS encoding SDR family oxidoreductase — translation MSDSKIWFITGCSTGFGRELAEQVLARGERVVLTARKPEQVQDIADKYPETALAVALDVTSEQAIRKAVADAEARFGRVDVLVNNAGYGYFSAVEEGEDEEIRRQFETNVFGLISLTRHVLPGMRQRRSGHIVNVSSIGGLVAFPATGYYHATKWAVEGFSESLSKEVGPLGIKVVIVEPGRFRTDWAGRSVIESKTVIADYDATAGERRRQAKSYTGTQPGDPARGAAAIIQAVDAENPPLRLPLGSDAYKFLSDRLEELRTNFEAVKDISTSTDFPS, via the coding sequence ATGTCCGATTCAAAGATCTGGTTCATCACCGGTTGCTCCACCGGCTTCGGCCGTGAGCTTGCCGAGCAGGTGCTCGCCCGCGGCGAGCGCGTGGTGCTTACCGCCCGCAAGCCGGAGCAGGTGCAGGATATCGCCGACAAGTATCCGGAAACCGCGCTTGCCGTGGCCCTCGATGTCACCAGTGAGCAGGCCATCCGCAAGGCCGTTGCCGACGCCGAGGCGCGGTTCGGCCGCGTCGATGTGCTCGTGAACAATGCCGGCTACGGTTACTTTTCCGCCGTCGAAGAAGGCGAGGACGAAGAGATTCGCCGTCAGTTCGAGACCAACGTATTTGGCCTTATCTCCCTGACCCGCCACGTGCTGCCGGGCATGCGCCAGCGCCGCAGCGGCCACATCGTCAACGTGTCGTCCATCGGTGGCCTTGTGGCTTTCCCAGCGACCGGCTACTACCACGCGACGAAGTGGGCGGTGGAAGGCTTCTCGGAATCGCTGTCGAAGGAAGTGGGCCCGCTGGGCATCAAGGTGGTCATCGTGGAGCCGGGCCGCTTCCGTACCGACTGGGCCGGCCGTTCGGTCATCGAGTCGAAGACGGTGATCGCCGACTACGACGCGACCGCCGGCGAACGCCGCCGCCAGGCTAAGTCGTACACCGGCACGCAGCCGGGTGATCCGGCCCGTGGCGCCGCGGCGATCATCCAGGCCGTGGACGCGGAAAACCCGCCGCTCCGCCTGCCGCTAGGCTCGGATGCGTACAAATTCCTGAGCGACCGTCTCGAAGAGTTGCGTACCAACTTTGAAGCGGTGAAGGATATTTCGACGAGCACCGACTTCCCGAGCTAA
- a CDS encoding carboxypeptidase-like regulatory domain-containing protein → MKILQALSLTFALAALSTGVSAASTTGTIRGETRPNEQIVVVNEASGAIVGVMSDAKGHFEATDLPAGQYHVARASAPSKAAGAPVLAGRVTDVVLPPAN, encoded by the coding sequence ATGAAAATCCTGCAGGCCCTGTCCCTTACCTTTGCCCTCGCTGCTTTGAGCACGGGCGTTTCCGCGGCATCCACGACGGGCACGATCCGCGGAGAGACCCGTCCCAACGAGCAGATCGTGGTCGTCAACGAAGCGTCCGGCGCCATCGTCGGGGTGATGAGCGACGCGAAAGGCCACTTCGAAGCGACCGACCTTCCGGCGGGCCAGTACCACGTGGCTCGCGCCAGCGCGCCTTCCAAGGCGGCTGGCGCGCCGGTGCTCGCGGGGCGCGTAACGGACGTGGTGCTCCCGCCGGCCAACTGA
- a CDS encoding DUF1348 family protein — MAAPVPPFTHETAVQKVRLAEDGWNSRDPERVSLVYTPDSEWRNRAEFVHGREQIVQFLTRKWAKELDYRLIKELWAFTGDRIGVRFAYEWHDDSNNWYRSYGNENWEFGEDGLMHHRYACINDMPMKASDRKFFWPLGRRPDDHPSLSDLGL; from the coding sequence ATGGCCGCACCCGTTCCTCCGTTCACCCACGAAACCGCCGTCCAGAAGGTTCGCCTCGCCGAAGATGGCTGGAACAGCCGCGATCCTGAGCGGGTATCGCTCGTCTACACCCCAGATAGCGAATGGCGGAACCGCGCCGAGTTCGTGCATGGCCGCGAGCAGATCGTCCAGTTCCTCACCCGCAAGTGGGCGAAGGAGCTCGACTACCGCCTGATCAAGGAGCTGTGGGCGTTCACGGGTGATCGCATCGGCGTACGGTTCGCCTATGAATGGCACGACGACAGCAATAACTGGTACCGCTCCTACGGCAATGAAAACTGGGAGTTTGGCGAGGATGGCCTCATGCATCATCGTTATGCGTGTATCAATGACATGCCGATGAAGGCATCCGACCGGAAGTTCTTCTGGCCACTCGGCCGCCGCCCGGATGACCATCCCAGCCTCTCCGACCTGGGCCTCTGA
- a CDS encoding helix-turn-helix transcriptional regulator — MREYTFTLVYQLDDADNRHDEIIERFGEAGLTDFMIGVGRPGYLGLELERAGRSAEAVLRAAMADVNAIIPQATLVEAGPDFAGLTDIAERVGVTRQNMRKLMLGGAGFPVPVHGGSTSIWHAAEVLGWLRESAGYAIDEADISTARAAWRVNAALEQERMKRAGYAVHTIV; from the coding sequence ATGAGAGAGTACACGTTCACGCTCGTCTATCAGCTTGACGACGCGGACAACCGCCACGACGAGATCATCGAGCGGTTTGGCGAGGCGGGTCTTACCGATTTCATGATCGGCGTGGGTCGGCCAGGTTACCTGGGCCTTGAGCTGGAGCGTGCGGGCCGTTCGGCAGAAGCGGTGCTTCGTGCGGCCATGGCCGATGTCAACGCGATCATCCCGCAGGCGACGCTGGTGGAGGCGGGCCCCGATTTCGCTGGGCTCACGGACATCGCTGAGCGTGTCGGCGTGACCCGGCAGAACATGCGCAAGTTGATGCTTGGCGGCGCGGGTTTCCCGGTGCCGGTGCATGGTGGCAGTACCTCCATCTGGCATGCGGCCGAGGTGCTTGGGTGGCTTCGTGAAAGTGCGGGTTACGCCATCGATGAGGCTGATATTTCCACGGCCCGGGCGGCATGGCGCGTGAACGCGGCGCTAGAGCAGGAGCGGATGAAGCGGGCAGGGTACGCAGTGCATACCATCGTTTAA
- a CDS encoding TetR family transcriptional regulator, translated as MASQKKPSISSRKSPKQARSNELVAAILEAAAQVLAKEGVARFTTARVAERAGVSVGSIYQYFPNKAAILFRLQSDEWRETTDMLIATLVGDDQPPLERLRRLVVAFIQSECDEADMRVALDDAAPLYRDAPEAREAKAAGERAFHAFMAEVLPKASEEARATAVSLILSTMSAVGKDFSSSPRTRDEVEAFSAAMADMFCAYLRDIETRSL; from the coding sequence ATGGCCAGCCAGAAAAAACCATCGATTTCCTCGCGAAAGAGCCCAAAACAGGCGCGTTCGAACGAGCTCGTCGCAGCCATCCTCGAGGCCGCAGCTCAGGTTTTGGCGAAGGAGGGTGTCGCGCGATTCACTACGGCCAGGGTGGCCGAGCGGGCCGGGGTCAGTGTCGGCTCGATCTATCAGTACTTCCCGAACAAGGCGGCGATCCTGTTCCGCCTGCAAAGCGACGAGTGGCGGGAGACCACCGACATGTTGATCGCGACGCTGGTTGGCGACGATCAGCCGCCGCTGGAGCGCTTGCGCCGGCTCGTCGTTGCGTTCATTCAATCGGAGTGCGATGAGGCGGATATGCGGGTGGCGCTGGATGACGCGGCGCCCTTGTACCGCGATGCACCCGAGGCCCGCGAGGCAAAGGCTGCGGGCGAGCGGGCGTTCCATGCCTTCATGGCCGAGGTGTTGCCGAAGGCAAGCGAAGAGGCTCGGGCCACGGCGGTGTCGCTGATCCTTTCGACGATGAGTGCGGTAGGCAAGGATTTTTCGTCGTCGCCGCGAACCCGCGATGAGGTCGAAGCTTTCAGTGCGGCGATGGCCGATATGTTCTGCGCGTATCTCCGCGATATCGAAACGCGCTCCCTGTAG
- a CDS encoding PaaI family thioesterase: protein MDIVGQLPPGLTGLEQLRMLITMGGRPPIGDTMDITLVEVDDGIAIFEGRPSLKVYNPIGMVHGGFAATLLDSACGCAVHSKLSPTQAYTTLELKTAYHKAITAETGVMRAEGRVLTIGRRVAFAEASLSDGGGRLYASATSTLLVMDRNTPQ, encoded by the coding sequence ATGGATATCGTCGGCCAGCTTCCACCCGGTCTCACCGGCCTCGAACAGTTGCGCATGCTCATCACCATGGGGGGCCGCCCGCCTATCGGCGACACCATGGACATCACCCTGGTCGAGGTCGACGACGGCATCGCCATCTTCGAGGGCAGGCCCTCGCTGAAGGTCTACAACCCCATCGGCATGGTGCACGGCGGATTCGCTGCCACCCTTCTCGACTCCGCATGTGGATGCGCGGTGCACTCCAAGCTCTCGCCCACCCAGGCGTATACGACGCTCGAGTTGAAGACGGCGTATCACAAGGCCATTACCGCAGAAACCGGCGTGATGCGAGCCGAGGGGCGCGTGTTGACGATAGGCCGGCGCGTGGCATTCGCCGAAGCATCATTGAGCGACGGTGGAGGGAGACTGTATGCGTCTGCAACATCCACACTGCTTGTAATGGATCGCAACACTCCGCAGTGA
- a CDS encoding SDR family NAD(P)-dependent oxidoreductase — translation MTSEPNDTPSILIIGASRGLGQAMAEGFLKEGWSVTGTVRGSKRTPLHELAAEHGSRLAIESIDITDPKDTEALRSRLAGKHFDILFINAGTTNEDPNQTIAEVTTDEFLHVMVTNALSPMRVVEGLESLVADKGLIGVMSSGQGSITNNERGGREVYRGSKAALNQFMRSYAVRQAATGRALLLLAPGWIRTELGGDDAPYTVEESIPLILDVILSKQGRPGLEYLDRDGKTVPW, via the coding sequence ATGACGAGCGAGCCAAACGACACGCCTTCCATCCTGATCATTGGCGCTTCGCGTGGGCTTGGCCAAGCCATGGCCGAGGGTTTCCTGAAGGAGGGCTGGTCTGTCACGGGCACGGTGCGTGGCAGCAAGCGCACGCCATTGCACGAACTAGCCGCGGAACACGGTTCCCGCCTGGCGATTGAATCGATCGACATTACCGACCCCAAGGACACCGAGGCGCTTCGTTCGCGCCTCGCGGGCAAGCACTTCGACATCCTGTTCATCAACGCAGGCACCACGAACGAAGACCCGAACCAGACGATTGCCGAAGTCACCACCGATGAGTTCCTGCACGTGATGGTGACCAACGCGCTGAGCCCGATGCGTGTCGTCGAAGGCCTTGAAAGCCTCGTGGCCGATAAGGGATTGATCGGCGTGATGTCGTCGGGGCAGGGCAGCATCACCAACAACGAACGTGGTGGCCGCGAGGTGTATCGCGGCTCCAAGGCGGCCCTGAATCAGTTCATGCGCAGCTACGCTGTTCGGCAGGCCGCCACGGGCCGTGCATTGCTCCTGCTTGCGCCGGGCTGGATCCGGACCGAGCTGGGCGGCGACGACGCGCCGTACACCGTCGAGGAAAGCATTCCACTGATCCTCGATGTCATCCTGAGCAAACAAGGCCGCCCGGGCCTCGAGTACCTGGACCGCGACGGCAAGACCGTTCCCTGGTAA
- a CDS encoding AraC family transcriptional regulator: METLLEHMCEAVERHAAHPRQETALPGLTLYRVNQAAHPSHVFYRPRMVVILRGSKTIAAGDAPFLADTSTFLLVTVDLPVCAQVFLDAEGRSHLAFSLDIDRVALAEAMARLPLKEAPSGAPAGAATAAMTLELLEPFARLLDLLDRPDDIPFVAPLIVQEIYYRLFRSGLGEPLRQLAQNSSHIAQVGRVTQWIKANYAAPMSIDSLAEVAGMSVTSFHRHFKAITLMTPVQYRMRLRLQEARKLLLAEPRSAGAVAAAVGYDSQSQFTRDYKRMFGAPPATDASRLAAPL; this comes from the coding sequence ATGGAAACCCTGCTTGAACACATGTGCGAAGCCGTGGAACGCCACGCCGCTCACCCGCGTCAGGAGACGGCCCTGCCCGGCCTCACCCTCTATCGGGTGAACCAGGCCGCGCACCCTTCCCATGTGTTCTACCGGCCACGCATGGTGGTGATCCTGCGCGGCAGCAAGACCATTGCCGCCGGCGACGCACCGTTCCTCGCCGACACATCCACTTTCCTGCTCGTCACGGTGGACTTGCCCGTCTGTGCCCAGGTCTTCCTTGATGCGGAGGGCCGCTCGCACCTCGCCTTCTCACTCGATATCGATCGCGTGGCGCTGGCCGAAGCCATGGCACGACTCCCGCTCAAGGAGGCACCCTCGGGCGCACCGGCCGGTGCAGCGACCGCCGCGATGACGCTCGAACTGCTCGAACCGTTCGCACGCCTGCTCGATCTGCTCGACCGTCCCGATGACATTCCTTTCGTTGCACCGCTGATCGTGCAGGAGATCTACTACCGCCTGTTCCGCAGCGGCCTGGGCGAACCGCTTCGCCAGCTTGCGCAGAACAGCTCGCACATCGCCCAGGTGGGTCGTGTTACCCAATGGATCAAGGCGAACTATGCGGCGCCGATGTCGATCGACTCGCTAGCCGAGGTGGCCGGCATGAGCGTTACCTCGTTCCACCGGCATTTCAAGGCGATCACGTTGATGACGCCCGTGCAGTACCGCATGCGACTCCGCCTGCAGGAAGCGCGCAAGCTGCTGCTAGCCGAACCCCGCTCAGCCGGCGCCGTGGCGGCGGCCGTTGGCTACGACAGCCAATCCCAGTTCACCCGCGACTACAAGCGCATGTTCGGTGCACCGCCCGCCACCGACGCCTCCCGTTTAGCCGCGCCCCTGTAG
- a CDS encoding DUF6119 family protein, whose translation MNPDLEIAQLTLYLGKPGADFDSVLDKDSPIANRDELHDVSFTVGDASCRLYYFESSSRKSNPPWLDFLNSQLGADERIAFSAGSRSPNGLLLIDIDGRVMIATFGRSSTVHLDRAALEPDFGIKVAMNMCGNEKIRQTRTQSNSITPTHIDRQVARPSDTFVFGLSEAEDLRYISAHLKDEKEVTLQGRDSLTIKMIGEHRLSWDDLLTRCTEFVSQFGSEDYIANFPNFRNFQPVTAEEESALNELLIDCLKSGEHEFMDLCIPEFVADDEYAFSFTAKKVRENEIFSYLDPSLLQSLVDRVDDLSVDYLKRHKIFAYSYADDRILEDRHWSIYSCMVFEATLPSSDGQDDACILSAGRWQKVDRGFHADILKFIGERLVVEPAESRFCGIAIGSVDGLRSEEFIFNARVVELSPTSILFDRAKLRIGTGTKNKEFCDVLDLIERSDESGGISSRVRIINSKQYKDASSTNYLFSQAKFYCEAFLTDDVFLGEIREHVRNSDSPWKNRYLDYIKEDASLNNGNDYTLCLWLLYDQEKAAPRKEDMPLLAQYELKLMHDHLQRVMKLRDIVLRFVPVGLAHGSKIKRGVLPAA comes from the coding sequence ATGAACCCGGATCTAGAGATTGCACAGCTTACCCTTTATTTGGGAAAGCCTGGTGCTGACTTTGATTCAGTCTTGGACAAGGATTCGCCCATTGCAAACAGGGATGAACTTCACGATGTTTCATTCACTGTTGGTGACGCTAGTTGCAGGCTCTACTACTTTGAATCATCGAGTCGCAAGTCCAATCCTCCTTGGTTGGATTTTCTGAACTCGCAACTCGGTGCGGATGAAAGAATTGCCTTTTCAGCTGGCTCACGTTCGCCGAACGGTCTTCTCCTGATTGATATTGATGGACGTGTAATGATCGCGACATTCGGGCGAAGCTCCACGGTGCATCTAGACCGCGCGGCGCTTGAGCCGGACTTCGGAATCAAGGTTGCAATGAATATGTGCGGGAATGAGAAGATTCGCCAGACGCGCACACAGAGCAACTCGATCACTCCAACGCATATCGATCGGCAGGTTGCTCGTCCATCTGACACGTTCGTCTTTGGCTTAAGCGAAGCAGAGGACCTGAGGTATATCTCGGCGCACCTAAAGGACGAGAAGGAGGTCACCCTTCAAGGACGTGACAGTTTGACGATCAAGATGATCGGCGAACACAGGCTTTCTTGGGATGATCTTTTAACCCGCTGCACGGAATTTGTCTCACAGTTCGGCTCAGAGGATTACATCGCTAACTTTCCGAACTTTCGCAACTTTCAACCCGTCACCGCCGAGGAGGAGAGTGCCCTTAATGAACTCTTGATCGACTGCTTAAAGAGCGGTGAGCACGAGTTCATGGACTTGTGTATTCCTGAGTTCGTCGCTGATGATGAGTATGCTTTTTCGTTCACGGCAAAGAAGGTGCGAGAGAATGAAATTTTCTCTTACCTAGATCCATCATTGCTTCAGTCGCTAGTCGACCGAGTGGATGATCTGTCCGTCGACTATCTGAAAAGGCATAAAATTTTCGCCTACTCATACGCCGATGACAGAATTCTTGAGGATCGTCACTGGTCGATATACTCGTGCATGGTTTTTGAGGCGACGCTGCCTTCGAGTGATGGCCAGGATGACGCATGCATTCTCAGTGCAGGAAGATGGCAGAAGGTCGATCGAGGATTCCATGCTGACATCTTGAAGTTCATTGGTGAACGTCTCGTAGTTGAGCCCGCTGAGTCACGATTCTGCGGGATAGCGATCGGTTCGGTAGATGGCCTTCGAAGCGAGGAATTCATCTTCAATGCTCGTGTCGTTGAATTAAGTCCGACGAGCATACTTTTTGATCGAGCAAAGCTTCGCATCGGTACTGGGACCAAGAATAAGGAATTCTGCGACGTTCTCGACCTGATAGAGCGTTCGGACGAATCGGGGGGAATCAGTTCTAGGGTGAGGATTATTAACTCAAAGCAGTATAAAGATGCCTCATCGACAAACTATCTGTTCTCCCAGGCCAAGTTCTACTGTGAGGCCTTTTTGACTGATGACGTGTTCCTTGGTGAAATCCGCGAACATGTCAGAAATAGCGATTCACCATGGAAGAATCGATACTTGGACTACATCAAGGAAGACGCTTCGCTCAACAATGGAAATGACTATACGTTGTGTCTGTGGCTTCTTTACGACCAGGAAAAAGCCGCGCCTCGGAAGGAGGATATGCCACTGTTGGCGCAGTACGAGCTTAAACTCATGCACGACCACCTTCAGCGAGTAATGAAGTTGAGGGACATCGTCCTACGATTTGTACCTGTCGGTTTAGCGCACGGTTCAAAAATAAAGAGAGGCGTACTTCCCGCGGCTTAA
- the map gene encoding type I methionyl aminopeptidase — translation MAEAGRLLASVFHHLNGLDLEGRSTLAINDLVERMIVDDLKSRPASKGQYGFEFVLNASIDNVVCHGVPSASDVLRSGQIVNLDITLEKNGYIADSSTTYLVGDVPYPARRLVKATYEAMWKGIAVVKPGARLGDIGHAIARHAQTHGYSVVKEYCGHGIGREMHEDPQILHYGRPGTGMVLREGMVFTIEPMLNQGRAAIVNQEGEWPVYTRDGRLSAQFEHTVAVTATGARVLTLRPGEIPLSPMT, via the coding sequence ATGGCAGAGGCCGGGCGCTTGCTCGCCTCGGTCTTTCATCACCTCAACGGCCTGGATCTCGAGGGCCGTAGCACGCTGGCCATCAACGACCTCGTTGAGCGGATGATCGTCGACGATCTCAAGTCGCGGCCGGCAAGCAAGGGACAGTACGGTTTCGAATTCGTATTGAATGCCTCGATCGATAACGTCGTGTGCCATGGCGTGCCCTCGGCGAGCGATGTGCTGCGCAGCGGCCAGATCGTCAACCTCGACATCACGCTTGAAAAGAACGGCTATATCGCCGATTCAAGTACGACGTACCTGGTTGGCGACGTGCCATACCCGGCACGACGCCTGGTCAAGGCCACCTACGAAGCCATGTGGAAAGGCATCGCCGTCGTGAAGCCGGGCGCACGCCTCGGCGATATTGGCCACGCCATCGCCCGTCACGCGCAAACGCATGGCTACAGCGTGGTGAAGGAATACTGCGGCCACGGCATCGGCCGGGAGATGCATGAAGATCCGCAGATCCTGCATTACGGGCGGCCGGGCACCGGCATGGTGTTGCGCGAAGGGATGGTCTTCACCATCGAACCCATGCTCAACCAGGGCCGCGCGGCGATCGTGAACCAGGAAGGCGAATGGCCGGTCTACACGCGGGATGGACGCCTCTCGGCGCAGTTTGAACACACGGTCGCCGTCACGGCGACGGGCGCACGCGTCCTCACGCTGCGCCCCGGTGAAATCCCGTTATCTCCTATGACCTGA
- a CDS encoding ParD-like family protein, giving the protein MGIVNIDDETHDQIRRACSVTGRSINAQANFWIRIGMLCELNPSLSFQELVAQELREAGVEPLALRAAR; this is encoded by the coding sequence ATGGGTATCGTAAACATCGATGATGAAACGCACGACCAGATCCGCCGCGCCTGTTCGGTGACGGGGCGGTCGATCAATGCGCAGGCGAATTTCTGGATCCGTATCGGGATGCTCTGTGAGCTCAACCCGTCGCTGAGTTTCCAGGAGCTCGTGGCGCAGGAGCTGCGAGAAGCCGGGGTGGAGCCCCTGGCTTTGCGTGCGGCGCGCTAG
- a CDS encoding O-methyltransferase: MTTLTTAPLAGVVDRLFREADQVSWTDNPTLRNMSDAERGRLMQSKTDYLDFYGALKDIPLPVSRETGALLYMLARSTRARTIVEFGTSFGISTLHLAAALRDNGGGQLITSEFEPGKVARARDHLTAGGVIDLVDIREGDALKTLAVNLPDTIDLVLLDGAKALYPEILALLEPRLRPGALVIADNADYSPEYMARVRSTSSGYLSVPFSEDVELSMRLG; this comes from the coding sequence ATGACCACCCTCACCACCGCCCCGCTCGCTGGCGTCGTCGATCGCCTGTTTCGCGAAGCCGACCAGGTTTCCTGGACCGACAACCCGACCCTCAGGAACATGTCGGATGCGGAGCGCGGCCGCCTGATGCAGAGCAAGACCGATTACCTCGATTTCTACGGCGCCCTGAAGGACATCCCCTTGCCGGTATCCCGCGAAACCGGTGCGCTGCTGTACATGCTGGCGCGCAGTACCCGCGCCCGCACCATCGTCGAGTTCGGCACCTCATTCGGCATTTCCACCCTGCATCTCGCAGCGGCATTGCGCGATAACGGCGGCGGCCAGCTCATCACCAGCGAGTTTGAACCGGGCAAGGTGGCGCGTGCGCGTGATCACCTGACGGCGGGCGGTGTCATCGACCTGGTCGATATCCGCGAAGGCGATGCACTGAAGACCCTGGCCGTGAACCTGCCGGACACAATCGACCTCGTGCTGCTCGACGGCGCCAAGGCGCTCTACCCGGAGATCCTCGCCCTACTGGAGCCGCGCCTGCGCCCCGGCGCGCTGGTGATCGCCGATAACGCGGACTACAGCCCCGAATACATGGCCCGCGTGCGTTCGACCAGCAGCGGCTACCTGTCGGTCCCGTTTTCCGAGGATGTCGAGCTTTCGATGCGCCTTGGCTGA
- a CDS encoding TetR/AcrR family transcriptional regulator, giving the protein MPRVVYERTDVVPMLAEAFRELGYDGASMARITEKTGLGKGSLYHFFPGGKEDMAAAVLADVDDWFESEVFTPLATLAPAEGIPAMWRAVDTYFHSGARVCLIGAFALDETRDRFASAIGAYFHRWIDVLAMALTRAGDAAPRQSALEIVGGIQGALVLARALNNPGVFGETTARLRRLGSTAP; this is encoded by the coding sequence ATGCCGCGCGTCGTCTACGAACGCACCGATGTGGTTCCCATGCTCGCGGAAGCCTTCCGCGAGCTGGGTTATGACGGGGCCTCCATGGCCCGGATCACGGAGAAGACCGGCCTGGGTAAGGGCAGCCTTTACCATTTCTTCCCCGGTGGGAAGGAAGACATGGCGGCCGCGGTACTGGCCGACGTCGACGACTGGTTCGAATCCGAGGTGTTTACACCGCTGGCCACGCTTGCGCCCGCCGAGGGCATTCCGGCCATGTGGCGCGCCGTGGACACGTACTTTCATAGCGGCGCGCGCGTATGCCTGATCGGCGCGTTTGCGCTCGACGAAACCCGTGACCGCTTCGCCAGCGCCATCGGCGCGTACTTCCATCGCTGGATCGACGTGTTGGCCATGGCACTCACGCGTGCAGGTGATGCAGCACCCAGGCAGTCCGCGCTGGAGATCGTCGGTGGCATCCAGGGCGCATTGGTGCTTGCCCGGGCCCTAAACAATCCGGGCGTCTTCGGTGAAACTACGGCCCGACTCCGCCGACTGGGTAGCACC